From Methanobacterium bryantii, a single genomic window includes:
- a CDS encoding type II toxin-antitoxin system VapC family toxin, which yields MIFIDSSFFIASIIKRDQWHNRVPEIFPEIKGNKKITSVLVLSEAVTLAGSLGGGKKGALLYNYIIDNHEVVYVDKDLSFKAMETFLQYDGSLSFADVVSLEIMQRVGADTIVSFDSDFDKVKGIRRVH from the coding sequence TTGATATTTATAGATTCTTCATTTTTCATTGCTTCTATTATTAAAAGGGACCAGTGGCATAATAGAGTTCCTGAAATTTTTCCAGAAATAAAGGGAAATAAAAAAATAACATCTGTTCTAGTACTTTCAGAGGCCGTAACTCTAGCTGGAAGTTTAGGTGGCGGTAAAAAAGGTGCACTGCTTTACAATTATATAATTGATAATCATGAAGTGGTTTATGTAGATAAGGATCTAAGTTTCAAGGCTATGGAAACTTTTCTTCAATATGATGGCAGCCTTTCTTTTGCAGATGTTGTTTCCTTAGAAATTATGCAGCGTGTTGGGGCAGATACTATTGTTTCATTTGATTCTGATTTTGATAAAGTGAAAGGAATCAGGAGAGTACATTAA
- a CDS encoding AbrB/MazE/SpoVT family DNA-binding domain-containing protein: MTSETKISKGFQTVVPSEIRKKFDVGPGDVLEWKPTKNGAEVRFRKKVSFEDILGMIDGPETDAVELKKKVQRGEKH, encoded by the coding sequence ATGACTAGTGAAACTAAAATCTCAAAGGGTTTTCAGACGGTGGTTCCATCTGAAATAAGGAAAAAATTTGATGTTGGCCCGGGGGATGTTCTGGAATGGAAACCCACAAAAAATGGTGCCGAAGTAAGGTTCCGTAAGAAGGTGTCCTTTGAAGATATACTGGGCATGATCGATGGGCCTGAAACTGATGCTGTTGAGCTTAAAAAGAAGGTTCAAAGGGGAGAAAAACATTGA